The following are encoded together in the Argopecten irradians isolate NY chromosome 5, Ai_NY, whole genome shotgun sequence genome:
- the LOC138323001 gene encoding uncharacterized protein, with amino-acid sequence MGKDKKKDNASHPVAIPFKTKESLKRDNKKLSRELRELQRRFQEVTNVIHHLELDYESSKDSPPPMRYNILKEIIKRSTTDEILEKSRPPSPKDIKAAAKRAAIEDSASTSRHYGSPHTTRDTPSHQKVSSRGTLEGTTSGLLASCKGFAGLSDHTAGVTENKIASQDMRMSKKEVATDNDQIVKEIVSFESRFLRAHNRLNKLRQDYENSKGLLFPKRYAAMKDMIKVVIQDKRLTS; translated from the exons ATGGGGAAAGACAAAAAGAAAGACAATGCTAGTCATCCAG TGGCCATTCCATTCAAAACAAAGGAAAGTTTGAAACGAGATAACAAGAAGTTGTCACGAGAACTACGTGAGTTACAGCGTCGGTTCCAGGAGGTGACCAATGTTATCCACCACCTAGAGCTGGACTATGAATCGTCCAAGGACAGCCCCCCTCCTATGAGATATAACATACTGAAGGAGATCATCAAGAGATCAACAACCGATGAAATCCTCGAGAAGTCCCGCCcgccttcccccaaggatatcaAAGCTGCAGCAAAGAGGGCTGCAATAGAGG ATTCAGCTAGTACATCTAGACACTATGGAAGCCCTCATACCACTAGGGATACCCCATCACACCAGAAAGTGTCTAGTCGCGGAACCCTGGAGGGCACCACAAGTGGCCTACTCGCATCCTGTAAGGGGTTCGCAGGACTATCAGACCACACAGCTGGTGTCACCGAAAACAAAATAG cGTCTCAAGATATGCGGATGTCTAAGAAGGAAGTAGCTACTGACAATGATCAAATAGTGAAGGAAATTGTGAGCTTCGAGAGCCGTTTCCTTAGAGCTCATAATAGACTCAATAAACTGAGACAAGATTACGAAAATTCCAAAGGATTGTTGTTTCCAAAGAGATATGCGGCCATGAAAGACATGATCAAAGTAGTTATCCAGGACAAAAGACTAACCTCCTGA